In Streptacidiphilus sp. P02-A3a, the DNA window GACCGCGCCCGGCGGTGCGGTCCGGCGAGACCAGGCCGAGCCGGTCGTACTGCCGCAGCGTCTGCGGGTGCAGCCCGCTCAGCTGCGCCGCGACCGAGATGACGTACACCGGAGTGTGCTCGGTCAGCGTGTACGCCACCCGGCCGCCGCCCGTGCGGCTGCCGGGCACCGAGCCCGGCAGGCCGCCGCCGAGGCCGACCCCGACCTGGCCGGGGCCACCGGCCCCGCCGTTGGGGTGGCCGCCGCTGGGGTGGCCGCCGCTGGGGTGGCCGCCGTTCGAGTGGCCGCTGTTCGGGTCCATCACCTCACGCCTCCTCCGCCGCCTTGAACAGAGCTGCCCTCGGATCGTGCTCCGCCGTCGCCTCGCGGTACTGCTCCAGCGCGGTCAGCGCCTCGCCCTCGGTCTCCGGCGGAACCTCCACCTCGACCGTCACCAGCAGGTCGCCCCGGGTGCCGTCCTTGCGGACCGCGCCCTTGCCCCG includes these proteins:
- a CDS encoding heat shock protein transcriptional repressor HspR; the protein is MDPNSGHSNGGHPSGGHPSGGHPNGGAGGPGQVGVGLGGGLPGSVPGSRTGGGRVAYTLTEHTPVYVISVAAQLSGLHPQTLRQYDRLGLVSPDRTAGRGRRYSARDIDQLREVQRLSQEEGINLAGIKRIIELENQVTALRARVAELQGEVANAGAAANQREAAVHASYRRDLVPYAPARQSSALVVWRPKRRGE